The genomic window CTCGTCCAGAGCTATCAACGACTCGTTCGGAGCGATCAACGACTCGTTCGGAGCGGTAAACGACTCGCCGAGCGCGGTAAGGGACTCGTCGGTAGCGATCAGTGACTTTCGGCCATCCCCCTCTCCCTCTGGGAGAGGGCGGGGTGAGGGCGTCGGCAGCAGCGATTCCCTTCGGGCAGCGCCCTCCCTCCCCTTCGCAGAGGATCCGCTAAGTGGCAGGCCCGGAATCTTCACATAGGTGGGGACGTAACGCCTCTCTTGGTCTGGGTTATAGATTCACTCGTTTACCCAAAATAGACAGGCTGTATTCCTTCCCGTCCATTTCCGCGATATTTGGCAGTTTACCCCACTCCTCAAAGCCGAATGACTTGAACAAGCGGATGCTGGGTTCGTTGTGTGAAAATATGAACCCGACAACGGTCTTGATCTGAAGTCCCTGCGTCATCTCCAATGCCTCTGCGAGCACCTGACGCCCGAGCCCTTTGCCTCTTTGTTCAGGCGAAATATAGATACTTATCTCGGCAGTGTGGTCATACGCTGGGCGGCCGTAGAAGGACTGAAAACTCACCCACGCAACTATTTGGCCGTCTCTTTCACAGACCAACAAGGGACGCTTGTGAGGCTCATGCCGCCGAAACCATTCCATTTTGGATGCGACACTAACCTCTGCGGTGTCGGCAGTGGATTGTCGCGTCGGTACCGTTGAGTTATAGATGGCTACGATTGCTTCAAGGTCATGCTCTGTTGCGATTCTCATGGCTGTGCTCTCCCCAAAGTCCTGTCATCGAGTCCCACAACCGGGCCAATGTTGCCCGCCCTCGGCATCGCGGAACCAAAGCATGAGTTCCTTGTGCTTGTCGTCCTCGGCGGAAGGCGACCAGGAGGCGAAGTCTTCCTCTTTGAAAGGAGCGTAAGGGCCGTGTTTGACTTCAAAGATGACACCACCGGTATCAAGAGAGAGGACCGCATGCCATGTCGCGGCCGGAATTTCAACCACGGAAGCACCTTCACCCAGTACTGCGCGATCGATGACGACGCCGTCATCATCAAAGGTCAAGACGACAAACCGGCCCCGCAGCGGGGTCAGAATCTCCCATGTCTTGAGATGGCGATGTGGGCGAATATAGGTATCCGGTTCCATTGCTATCGCTAAACGCTGGATAGGGTCGGACAGTTCGGAATGAAGGTTACGATTCATCCGCTTGCGTGGGGATTGTTCTGCTTGGCTGCTAAGGCTGGAGAGGTCGTCGATAGAGATGGTTTTCATAGAAGCTCCCGCAATGAGTTTTGCGGGCGAGCGTAGACCGAATCGTTTAACTTTGCAATTCCGATTTTAGTTACCGCGGCATCAGCGCGAATACGCCCCAGCCCAGGTATTCGCGCGTGTATGCGGCGTAGCGCTGCGGTTCCGAGGTCAGTTGCGCACGGACCTCTATCGCTAACTCATCGTCTGGATTTGTTTCAAGCCATCGGCGCATGGTGAGCCATTTGGCCGCCTCATATCTGTCCCAGCCGTCCTGATCGGCCAGCACCATTTCAACGACGTCATAGCCCAAGCGGCTAAAAGAAGCGAGCAGTTCCGGCAGCATGAGGAAATCGGAGATCAAATTGACCAGACACCCTTTGGCAACATCGTCCGTCAGAGGTAACTGTCTCCAGTAGGGCTCGCCGATGAGGATGATCCCTCCGGCACG from Geomonas ferrireducens includes these protein-coding regions:
- a CDS encoding GNAT family N-acetyltransferase; this encodes MRIATEHDLEAIVAIYNSTVPTRQSTADTAEVSVASKMEWFRRHEPHKRPLLVCERDGQIVAWVSFQSFYGRPAYDHTAEISIYISPEQRGKGLGRQVLAEALEMTQGLQIKTVVGFIFSHNEPSIRLFKSFGFEEWGKLPNIAEMDGKEYSLSILGKRVNL
- a CDS encoding WbuC family cupin fold metalloprotein is translated as MKTISIDDLSSLSSQAEQSPRKRMNRNLHSELSDPIQRLAIAMEPDTYIRPHRHLKTWEILTPLRGRFVVLTFDDDGVVIDRAVLGEGASVVEIPAATWHAVLSLDTGGVIFEVKHGPYAPFKEEDFASWSPSAEDDKHKELMLWFRDAEGGQHWPGCGTR